TTAGAATCAATTACAAAGTAAGGGCTTTAAATTTTCGAACTATCCTattgttttattcttaattattaaaatacacatatatgatattagaaatatttaatatccttTATGAAagatgaattaattaataaagaacgaataaactaaaaatatgagaaacCAATTTCTAATACAgtatttttagtataaaatagtATCTCAATCTcatgaaaaagaatataattaaggAAAAGGCTTAGGATTGATTTAATCAAGTGAacttaatacaatataaatgcgTTAATTTCAACTGGAGGGTATGATGCGTCATATAGACGGCACTGCGTGAAGACAGACCCCCCTAAGGACCATCCTCGGTATATAAGAAGATAAGTTTGCCTGCTTGCGACAAAAGGTGTTAGACTGCTTGAGTGAATTAATCCGTGAGTGCAGAGAAGTATTTAAGAAGAGTTTAACAACTTTAAGAAATAAACCGTACAACCAACATCAATGGTACGTATTCCGCAAATTACTAGAATTTATCCCGAAATTATCATTACTTATCGTTACTTTCACATAACTAAAGTCTAGAACATACTTAAGagcatatacaaatattttttttgtaatacatCTATAATAggtttatgtttatataatattgactatttaatataatccatatctaaatatatttaaataattcgttGTAAAGTAATTATCTtgactataacatatatatttaaataattattttttaaagtattaccttataatatttgaattaaaaatcgtacataaaatttattaaatattatttcacttattttGGAAGAATTACATGTAGAAACCTTCTcgtaaaagattaaaatatttaaaaaacaataaaattccgTGTTATTActtgtacaattattttaatatatataattctatgtGTTCATATTATAAGCGATGAATAGATGTGAATaggtaatttatattatcaaaatagaaaaatgttatttattctaacagatttaatttgtatattaatttaatttaattagttatagagttttcttttttaataaatattataaacctGTAATAGGGTTTTGAACCgcatttttacgaaatattatacacatgaatatataaatttaatatatacatatacattgcacgcatattcaaatttattaattattattatttattttatgtcagTATAATAATAAGCCATTccatttcttaatattaatttaactgattaccaatttttatgtattatgttcttaagaaattttaatttattttaaaaatttattacagtcttattattacgttaacttattattaatttattgacttaatttatatatttgttgtttttattttatattagtttattattaataaattaattttattagtagtttataaacacatattaaGTTAGTTTgtgttttttaatcttattgttaaatatattaatttgcctgtttattttttccttttttagaTGGTGCTAGGCTacaaatttacgatttttctcgttttcacCACTGTATACGTAGCAAAAACTCAGGACAACCACGGAATTTCCCTTTACGATTTCAAGAAGCATACATTATTTCCAAATAATGACGAAGGAAATACACGTCTACCATACACCTACACTTCAACTGTCCCACCAATATTTCGTGGGCCCCTGTGCCCCCGTCACAGTCATATCTTCAGTTTCTCTAACGTCGGTCTTCAAAAAATCGGTCGAGACTTTATCAACAGCAATGACATCATCAATCTAAGACTCGATGACAATAACATAAGTGATATTTCGCCATTCGCTTTCCGCAATATGCGAAACCTGCAGTATCTGGACCTTTCCGGAAATAAAATTCCGAAAGAAAAGCTATTGTCGTTGACCGGAAACGAAAAATTAGAGGTGTTAATTATCGATAACAACCGAGATTCTCATAACCCCATGACAAATACCCTGATTGAATATGaagttttttcaaatttgaaatatctgcACCTGTGCAATAGTCAATTAGGGAACTTCCAAGTGCCTTTTCAGCTCGCTACACCCATCTTGACTCACTTATATCTGAACAATAACAGCATCAGTTCCAGTGATGTCGTCTTCGAAAATATTCCGGCAACATTGACTCATCTTCacctaaagaaaaatttgatcgATCGAGTCAAACAAGGCAAACTCAGGTACAAATGTTTATGGATtgttttttatagaatataaaaaacaggATTTTAAATGGGCAGTAATTGACATTGCTATATTTCTGTTATTGTCATTAttggtaatattaatattgttttatttttgtttttaatgatatcgatattttttgttattattgttattaatattgatattatttttattattgtcacACTACCATTTtagttattgattttatattgttttgtcatttttatagCTGTTATTATTGTCTTATTGTCATTGttatcattgttattaatatcacTGTTACTGTTATGGTTGAcactatttatttctttattttgattttatctattaattttaggAACTTACGGGAACTCATTATGGACGATAACGCCATTACCCAAGTATGCTTTGAGGACTGCGAAGACAAATCCATATCCTTGAAAGACGCTGTATTATTACAGAATCTGTCTTTAGCCAACAATCTGATCTCAGAAATATCGCCCGATGCCTTCAGTGACACGAGACATCTGTCAATATTAGATCTCTCGGGCAACAAGATCACCGATGTGGCCAAGAacacttttaataatactattaGCATAAGTGCTCTTTCTTTGGCTAACAATACACTTGCTACCGTACCGGATGTTTGCTCGATGTTTCGCCTAAGGACTCTGGATCTGTCTGAAAATCGCATCAGTGCAATTCTCTCAGGCACTTTCTGCCCTTACTTGACTAGTTTggagtatttatatttatcaaacaaTGCTATAACCACCATTCAGTACCGAGCTTTCCATAATCttcagaaattgaaatatctgGACCTTTCCGGAAATCGACTTAGGGAGCTTCCGATGAACTGGGGATACACGTTGTTCATTCAAGAGCTGCATCTTGAACGAAATAACTTCACCGAACTGGACAACATATCATTAATTAACCTTAAAGAGCTGACAAATGTTTACCTTGATGAGAACCCTATGCCAATATTGAGAGCAGAATCTTTCCGATCGCTTCCAGGACACTTAAGAGTACATTTGAAGAATATGCGTGTTGAGGATAAATGCGCACAGTGTCAATGCGATAATGACGAAGAAGAGGGTGATAATGAGGATGATAAccacaataattataatgatgataattctatataattctaataatattttttggtaataactcaagaaatatttaccGTTAGAATTAtgataagattttttaatgattggAAATACATTTTCTTAGCATTTAActgtttcatttaaaaaaaaatgttgcaaataAGTTTTGtggaaatatgagaaattcgAAATAAGgcaaaaattaagtatttcgctgtacattaaattaaaacgtattggtgaaaaaaagaaaagtaatttataataaaatctttttatcacttataagagaaatatattaatagtacCTTATATAGTACTTATTTTCAGAGATCCTTtctatttgtattaaaaatactatttttaaaaagttttaaaaatgtttcacatAAAACATGGTAAATAATGAAACAAGTACATCAGTTTTAATTTAGCtaatgcatatttttcgaattatCTTTCATTGTGTAACTCATTTAGCGGATATATGAAacaaacaattttgttttttcacgatacaaataaataattagatttttttacgataaatatttagttttacaaattaagatcaaataataatcattgtCGCTTTATAGTGTTTATATGCTTAAAATGAAGTACTTAAAACAAAGTACATTATTTGATTTCATTATATTACGATTGTATTTTGCTAATGCTTTATTATAAACTTGGTCATTTAATGTTTGTATCATTATGTATTGCTATaagataacataattatataatatgcatgcgtaattgcatatattttgcttatatcttttaaaataaatgcgttTTATAATAACTCGTATGAGCAAATAAAGTCATGTCcacataaatattcttatgtaTCCTacatcttattattaatacatagaCTTATTTAGGTGTcctttattcaatttttcttttttattcaactttgtaattgcatttattaaacatttaactTATGCGAAGTTctttatatttcaaagaaattattaaaaacatattattctaaagttaagattttatttgtaaaataatctaACAGCATATTCTTTacctattttaaaaatgttttaaatcgtttgaagtttttttatttcaactatTTCAAAACTCGAGTGTAACGATAGTGAAATAAATGCAAACGCAGAAACGAGCACAGTGAATAAGCTCGTGCATATCAAATTCTAGAGATCGCTACGATTTTCACGAAGGCGGTAAATCTtctattttcactttttttcttccatttcaAATTACAAAGTCGTGCTAGAGGATTAAACGCATTTTACGCATTTTACGTCGTGTAAAAGTTAGCCAAATACATCGTTCCTTCGttgcatttaaattatatttttagattatattaatataatataataatattcgtatatggtaaatattaaaaaccaGAATATTGAATGTAACCAAAAGTGCGATCATCATCAATTATGACAAAatcattaatcattaatcTGAAAGTAATTACAAATTCcgcaaatgtaattttgattgcatacattattaaatcgaTCAAAAAGATAGCTTTTTATGAGATTcgcatttattaaataaaaaatatagaattaattgtaTTGATTTTGCCGATtgatattcaatttattttcacacaatgtaatatttcgctaataatattacacaatttaattaaattttttataattttaaaagaattacttTTCAATAGAAGCTGGCAATGATAATGGTAATGAtacattacataaattaaaaacgtttttattacaaaatatcaattaaaaatctgcaataaaggtatttatataatgaaaacaataatctttcattttatgatcattaagtaaaaattacgAACATAAAATGTacagttaataataaatttcaataacatACGATTAATGACCATTTCATTAATTAGTTgctaaaataattgcaaaaataaccAATTACTCTCCATGTCCGTATAAATTCGCTATTATACTTGATCTGGAATTAACCGTGCTAGCTAGATGCAGAATACCGAGGTGAGCTTCTAGCTTCTACCCCTTTCAGGGTGTTGTTTGCGCACCCTGCGAGTGGCGCACATGCGCAATCGTGTAGCGAGAGAGCCGAGGTAGAGTATGAGAAGAGGGCGCGGTGCAACGAGAACGGGAAGAGGATGGACACCCGAATGTGACGAGGATCGAGTTCAAAGCGATATAGCGCATATAGGAACTTCGCAGGAGGGATTATTTCAGAAaacatatcaaaattttaattctaatttcttgattttaaCGTAGACCCTCACAATgttttatactaaaatttaCGCGACTGGTTTAAGAAAGGGTTACGTtatctttacaaatattaatagtataagtttttaataatcgatattattgcaaaaattcgattttagATATGTTAAATTGTCTTTCCGCATACGTTCCTGATTCAAAGGATGGGGATGAAGGAGAGAGAATGCAAGCCGTATAACGAGGGGAGAGAACATGGGGAGGATGAGTAAATGCATGGGTAGTTCGAGAGAGGAATGGAAAGGATCTAAGAACGACGAAGATAACGACTTTAGAAGGGCGAAGGCAATTTGAATGGATTCATTTAGAAcaatagtaattaaaattaaattatttatgagacTCATCCCATACTGAAGGTGATATCAGGAAAcccatttaaattaaacttatacaTAAGGAAGAGATGGATGTggattaaaacaattattttcagaaaaagCTGCAAAGAATCTGGAATCACTAATCAAGAATAcgtacttttaaaattaattaaaataaattaaagaggTACAGCTTTCTTTACacagattaaaagttaaaagaaacATCCTTgataattacttaaataatttttattgaaaaaaatgtatatttgttaCTGGAATCTTTCActcactctctttctttctctctccccttctCCCTCTacacacattttttataaattcctacaaattgttaaaaataaatatgtattttctcaacataaaattgtttatatattatgtcaGTATGAATATATAGAGAATGTGAAGAAGACAGACAGAAGtttaaatacatatctatattacatatattgtattttttaaataaaatatatattttttattttttaaatatatatatatatatatatatatatatatagaagttTGAAGTATCTACATACAGAAAATTCccatatatattcaaaaaatagaaaaaatatctacCCTTCTACAATATCctcttactttctttttttttatccatcGCGTCTTCTATATTCCATATTTATGCCACTGCCCTTGTCGAACCCTAACACTCtacttttatcttatttttcctCCTTTCCTTTCTCCTTCCCTACCCGCTCTTTCACCCCTttctctgtatatatataacgttctgtatgcacacgagaaaaactaattttggtctatcttttctattttccaGATGCAGACTttacaaaagagaaaagatacgCATACATGACACGATCTGactacatttgtaaaatacaaaatcaaaTCTTTGTATTACATCGTGAGAGTTGTATGGGAGATCTGCCGCCACGCAATAGCCACCCCTGATATagaataagagaaagagagataagagaaggggagaaagaaagaagaggggAGTGAGAGGAAAGAAgggagaaggaaaagaaggTATAGATAGAGCGTTGGGGTTCGACGAGGACAATGGTATAAATACGGGGTGTAGAAAAAGCGAGGGATGGAAAAAGGTGGGGTGGGTTGCTAGAAGAAGACAGATATATATCCTCGTTACTCCGCGTACGAATGAATACAAGATACTATACTACGCCGCGTGAAGCGTGACTGGGGAGATGCGCGTAGATACGCGAAAAGCGGCGGCATTTCTTCGCGAACGATGAGAATGGAGATACCGCCTGACGGAGTTCGGAGTAGCATTGTCGGCGGGGTAAAGTCCGACAAAGAGGGTAAAACGCTCGCGCGACGAAGCCAGGCGAGGATGGAAGTATGTGACGAGGGCGGCGGTAACGGCTAGTGGAGCAGACGAAGACGAGAGTAACGTCGGCTCGGTGgggtggagagagagagaaagagaaagagagaggggccGTCACGCTGTAAAGTTGACAAGAAGAGAGACACCGCCGATGCTGTAAAGCGGATAAAGACGGAAGTACTACCGCGACAAGGTTGGCGATACCGTCGCCACGATAGAGGAGACCGAGATAGGAGTATCGCCGGCGCAC
This sequence is a window from Temnothorax longispinosus isolate EJ_2023e chromosome 11, Tlon_JGU_v1, whole genome shotgun sequence. Protein-coding genes within it:
- the LOC139822401 gene encoding podocan-like protein 1, whose amino-acid sequence is MMVLGYKFTIFLVFTTVYVAKTQDNHGISLYDFKKHTLFPNNDEGNTRLPYTYTSTVPPIFRGPLCPRHSHIFSFSNVGLQKIGRDFINSNDIINLRLDDNNISDISPFAFRNMRNLQYLDLSGNKIPKEKLLSLTGNEKLEVLIIDNNRDSHNPMTNTLIEYEVFSNLKYLHLCNSQLGNFQVPFQLATPILTHLYLNNNSISSSDVVFENIPATLTHLHLKKNLIDRVKQGKLRNLRELIMDDNAITQVCFEDCEDKSISLKDAVLLQNLSLANNLISEISPDAFSDTRHLSILDLSGNKITDVAKNTFNNTISISALSLANNTLATVPDVCSMFRLRTLDLSENRISAILSGTFCPYLTSLEYLYLSNNAITTIQYRAFHNLQKLKYLDLSGNRLRELPMNWGYTLFIQELHLERNNFTELDNISLINLKELTNVYLDENPMPILRAESFRSLPGHLRVHLKNMRVEDKCAQCQCDNDEEEGDNEDDNHNNYNDDNSI